Proteins encoded in a region of the Zea mays cultivar B73 chromosome 4, Zm-B73-REFERENCE-NAM-5.0, whole genome shotgun sequence genome:
- the LOC100283140 gene encoding 14-3-3-like protein GF14-C isoform 2 (isoform 2 is encoded by transcript variant 2) has protein sequence MIQPVPTFDLGVLLWETLADDFPRFLFEFLGRCYVRRLDLLVAGAVGVSRSVPILRTRPRGYLYSLINMSREENVYMAKLAEQAERYEEMVEYMEKVAKTTDVQELTVEERNLLSVAYKNVIAAPRASWRIISSIEQKEESRKNEEHVAQIKEYRGKIEAELSNICDGILKLLDTHLVPSSTATESKVFYLKMKGDYHRYLAEFKTGAERKESAESTMVAYKAAQDIALAELPPIHPIRLGLALNFSVFYYEIQNSPDKACNLAKEAFDEAISQLDMLGEDSYKDSNLIMQLLRDNLTLWTEDGIEEGLESSKGDAGEGQ, from the exons ATGATCCAGCCCGTCCCCACGTTTGATCTCGGCGTACTGTTGTGGGAGACGCTTGCGGACGATTTCCCCCGGTTTTTGTTTGAATTTCTCGGGCGCTGTTATGTGCGGCGGCTAGATCTGCTTGTCGCTGGTGCAGTAGGAGTTTCTCGCTCGGTTCCGATCCTGAGAACCCGACCGCGCGGG TATCTGTATTCCTTGATCAACATGTCGCGGGAGGAGAATGTTTATATGGCCAAGCTGGCTGAGCAAGCAGAACGGTACGAGGAAATGGTTGAATACATGGAGAAGGTGGCTAAGACCACAGATGTGCAAGAGCTCACTGTTGAGGAGCGTAACCTTCTATCTGTTGCCTACAAGAATGTGATTGCGGCCCCCCGTGCCTCATGGCGCATTATCTCCTCCATCGAGCAGAAAGAGGAGTCCCGTAAGAATGAGGAACATGTTGCACAGATCAAGGAATACCGTGGCAAGATTGAGGCTGAATTGAGCAACATTTGTGATGGTATCCTAAAGCTGCTTGACACGCACCTTGTGCCTTCCTCCACTGCCACAGAGTCGAAGGTGTTttacctcaagatgaagggtgATTATCACAG GTACCTTGCTGAGTTTAAGACTGGTGCTGAGAGGAAGGAATCTGCAGAGAGCACAATGGTAGCTTATAAGGCAGCTCAG GATATTGCATTGGCTGAACTGCCACCTATTCATCCCATAAGGCTTGGACTTGCACTTAACTTCTCAGTTTTCTATTACGAGATTCAGAACTCTCCAGACAAAGcttgcaatcttgccaaggag GCGTTTGATGAAGCTATTTCTCAGTTGGACATGCTTGGTGAGGATTCCTACAAAGATAGCAACTTGATTATGCAGCTCCTGAGGGACAACTTGACCCTCTGGACG GAGGACGGCATTGAGGAGGGCTTAGAATCCTCTAAGGGCGATGCTGGTGAGGGTCAGTAG
- the LOC100283140 gene encoding 14-3-3-like protein GF14-C isoform X2, which translates to MSREENVYMAKLAEQAERYEEMVEYMEKVAKTTDVQELTVEERNLLSVAYKNVIAAPRASWRIISSIEQKEESRKNEEHVAQIKEYRGKIEAELSNICDGILKLLDTHLVPSSTATESKVFYLKMKGDYHRYLAEFKTGAERKESAESTMVAYKAAQDIALAELPPIHPIRLGLALNFSVFYYEIQNSPDKACNLAKEAFDEAISQLDMLGEDSYKDSNLIMQLLRDNLTLWTEDGIEEGLESSKGDAGEGQ; encoded by the exons ATGTCGCGGGAGGAGAATGTTTATATGGCCAAGCTGGCTGAGCAAGCAGAACGGTACGAGGAAATGGTTGAATACATGGAGAAGGTGGCTAAGACCACAGATGTGCAAGAGCTCACTGTTGAGGAGCGTAACCTTCTATCTGTTGCCTACAAGAATGTGATTGCGGCCCCCCGTGCCTCATGGCGCATTATCTCCTCCATCGAGCAGAAAGAGGAGTCCCGTAAGAATGAGGAACATGTTGCACAGATCAAGGAATACCGTGGCAAGATTGAGGCTGAATTGAGCAACATTTGTGATGGTATCCTAAAGCTGCTTGACACGCACCTTGTGCCTTCCTCCACTGCCACAGAGTCGAAGGTGTTttacctcaagatgaagggtgATTATCACAG GTACCTTGCTGAGTTTAAGACTGGTGCTGAGAGGAAGGAATCTGCAGAGAGCACAATGGTAGCTTATAAGGCAGCTCAG GATATTGCATTGGCTGAACTGCCACCTATTCATCCCATAAGGCTTGGACTTGCACTTAACTTCTCAGTTTTCTATTACGAGATTCAGAACTCTCCAGACAAAGcttgcaatcttgccaaggag GCGTTTGATGAAGCTATTTCTCAGTTGGACATGCTTGGTGAGGATTCCTACAAAGATAGCAACTTGATTATGCAGCTCCTGAGGGACAACTTGACCCTCTGGACG GAGGACGGCATTGAGGAGGGCTTAGAATCCTCTAAGGGCGATGCTGGTGAGGGTCAGTAG